A window of the Acanthochromis polyacanthus isolate Apoly-LR-REF ecotype Palm Island chromosome 10, KAUST_Apoly_ChrSc, whole genome shotgun sequence genome harbors these coding sequences:
- the LOC110968535 gene encoding protocadherin beta-16-like gives MSGRTMRRQVLLFMSVFSLSSVFGQVTYSIPEEMSKGSLVGNIAQDLGINVKRLKSGKARIYTEDNAEYVELNKDRGVLLVKERIDREALCGQTTPCALHLQITLEDPIEFYTVTVEINDINDNAPSFKKDEMKFRISESAVIGAKFVLERAMDLDVGVNGLQGYSLKPTDNFHLKLHNQQDGSKKVEMVLQKHLDREAREHLSLTLTATDGGDPQLSGTMRVEISVLDANDNAPVFTQEIYKVTILETAPKGTVLSTVSAIDADEGSNGKVLYTITNTLDDVPVIFKIGEDSGVVSLVGTLDYEKGQLYEIHVQASDDGGLTDSCKIIVEVTDTNDNHPSINIMSKTSSISENSKPGTVVTIFNVQDPDSGENGKVGCNIEEHMPFLMKTTSKKFFSLVTDSDLDRERASEYNITVTCSDEGVPSLSSSVTLTLQISDVNDNEPVFERSSYEAYIVENNTPGVSVFTVRATDADWNQNARVSYILEDSSVNGVPVSSYVSVSADSGVIHAVRSFDYEQIKDFKFRVKAQDGGSPPLSSNVTVKMMIQDQNDNPPQVLYPVQTGGSVVAEMVPRSADVGYLVTKVVAVDVDSGQNAWLSYKLQKATDRALFEVGSQNGEIRTIRQVSDKDAVKQRLSVIVEDNGQPSRSATVIVNVAVADSFPEVLSEFSDFPHDKEYNDNLTFYLVLALAVVSFLFITCLVVIISVKIYRWRQSRILYHSNLPVIPYYPPRYSDTLGTTGTLQHVYNYEVCRTTDSRKSDCKFGRAGSQNVLIMDPSCSGTMQRMQSEKSILDEPDSPLEVRKL, from the coding sequence ATGTCGGGCAGAACAATGAGACGGCAAGTACTGTTGTTTATGTCGGTTTTTTCCCTCAGCTCAGTGTTTGGGCAGGTCACCTACTCAATTCCCGAGGAAATGTCCAAAGGCTCTCTTGTTGGTAATATAGCGCAGGATTTAGGGATAAACGTGAAAAGACTGAAATCAGGCAAAGCTCGCATATATACAGAAGACAATGCCGAGTACGTGGAGCTGAATAAAGACAGAGGAGTCCTGCTCGTTAAAGAGAGAATCGACAGGGAGGCGCTCTGCGGACAGACAACACCTTGTGCTTTACATCTTCAAATCACACTGGAAGACCCGATCGAATTTTACACCGTTACAGTCGAAATTAATGACATTAACGATAATGCGCCCAGCTTCAAAAAGGATGAGATGAAATTTAGGATCAGTGAGTCGGCTGTGATCGGAGCCAAATTTGTGCTCGAGAGAGCCATGGATCTAGATGTGGGTGTGAACGGATTGCAGGGTTATTCGCTAAAACCTACAGACAACTTCCATCTAAAACTCCACAATCAGCAAGATGGAAGCAAGAAGGTGGAGATGGTTTTGCAAAAACATCTAGACAGAGAGGCACGAGAGCACCTCTCTTTAACCCTCACGGCGACTGATGGTGGAGATCCTCAGCTGTCGGGAACAATGCGAGTAGAAATTTCAGTATTAGACGCTAATGACAATGCCCCAGTATTTACTCAGGAAATTTACAAAGTAACTATTTTGGAAACTGCTCCAAAGGGTACAGTTTTGAGTACCGTTAGTGCTATAGATGCAGATGAAGGTTCAAATGGAAAGGTGTTATATACAATAACAAACACGTTAGATGATGTTCCCGTTATATTCAAAATTGGCGAAGATAGCGGCGTAGTTTCCCTAGTTGGAACCCTGGATTATGAAAAGGGACAGCTCTATGAAATACATGTACAGGCCAGCGATGATGGGGGACTGACAGATTCGTGTAAAATCATTGTTGAGGTGACCGATACAAATGATAATCACCCGTCCATTAATATAATGTCTAAAACGAGCTCCATATCAGAAAATTCTAAGCCAGGAACTGTGGTAACTATATTCAATGTTCAAGATCCAGACTCCGGAGAAAATGGCAAAGTTGGATGTAATATTGAAGAGCATATGCCATTTCTCATGAAAACAACGTCAAAAAAATTCTTTAGCCTTGTGACTGACAGTGAtttagacagagagagagcctCTGAGTATAACATCACTGTGACCTGCTCTGATGAGGGAGTGCCCTCCCTCTCCAGCAGCGTCACTCTCACCTTACAGATCTCTGATGTAAATGACAACGAGCCTGTCTTTGAGAGGAGCTCATATGAGGCCTACATTGTAGAAAACAACACACCAGGTGTGTCTGTATTCACAGTGAGAGCCACAGACGCTGACTGGAACCAGAATGCTCGTGTTTCTTACATTCTGGAGGACTCCTCTGTCAACGGAGTGCCAGTCTCCTCATATGTGTCCGTCAGTGCTGATAGTGGAGTCATCCATGCAGTGCGCTCTTTTGACTATGAGCAGATCAAAGACTTCAAGTTCAGAGTGAAAGCTCAGGATGGAGGCTCTCCTCCACTCAGCAGCAATGTGACTGTGAAAATGATGATCCAGGACCAGAACGACAACCCTCCTCAGGTCCTGTATCCAGTCCAGACTGGTGGCTCTGTGGTGGCTGAAATGGTTCCTCGTTCAGCAGATGTGGGCTATCTGGTGACCAAAGTGGTGGCTGTTGATGTGGACTCTGGACAGAATGCGTGGCTGTCGTATAAACTGCAGAAGGCCACAGACAGGGCTCTGTTTGAAGTGGGCTCCCAGAATGGAGAGATCCGAACCATCCGCCAAGTGAGTGATAAAGATGCAGTGAAACAGAGACTGAGTGTTATAGTGGAGGACAACGGGCAGCCCTCTCGTTCAGCTACAGTCATTGTGAACGTGGCGGTGGCGGACAGCTTCCCTGAAGTTCTGTCGGAGTTCAGTGACTTTCCACACGACAAGGAGTACAATGACAACCTGACTTTTTACTTAGTGTTGGCTCTGGCTGTggtctccttcctcttcatcacGTGTTTGGTGGTTATTATCTCAGTGAAAATCTACAGATGGAGACAGTCTCGCATCCTGTATCATTCCAACCTGCCTGTCATTCCATATTATCCTCCACGTTACTCAGACACTTTGGGGACAACAGGAACTCTCCAACACGTCTACAATTACGAGGTGTGCAGGACGACAGACTCCAGAAAGAGTGACTGTAAATTCGGCAGAGCTGGTAGTCAGAACGTGCTGATAATGGATCCCAGTTGTTCAGGGACAATGCAGCGGATGCAGAGTGAGAAGAGCATCCTGGATGAACCAGATTCTCCTCTAGAGGTTAGAAAACTATAA
- the LOC110968525 gene encoding protocadherin gamma-A11-like, with product MSTRTMRRQVLLFSFVLYLNSVLGQVSYSIPEEMPSDYLVGNIAQDLGLDVKRLKAGRARVYTGDSAGYIELNTDRGVLLVKDRIDREAICKQITPCALHFQIILENPMEFYSVTVEITDINDNPPTFEKNEVSFKISESAVIGGKFVLDRAIDRDVGKNGLQKYELIPTDNFVLKRDSQVDGTEKTEMILQKPLDREKEDSISLVLTAFDGGEPQMTGTIRILITVLDVNDNAPVFTQSTYTASVFENAPEGTVVTTVSASDADYGTNSRVKYSITNSLDQAHVLFQINEDSGEITLIGNIDYENARNYHINIRASDDGGLTDSCKVLVEVVDINDNKPTINIMSKSNMISEHAIPSTVVAMMNVQDPDSNENGKVHCFISDNTPLTIKSASNNFFSLVTDCELDRERASEYNITVTCSDEGVPSLSSSVTLTLQISDVNDNEPVFERSKYEAYIVENNTPGVSVFTVRATDADWNQNARVSYILEDSSVNGVPVSSYVSVSADSGVIHAVRSFDYEQIKDFQFRVKAQDGGSPPLSSNVTVKMMIQDQNDNPPQVLYPVQTGGSVVAEMVPRSADVGYLVTKVVAVDVDSGQNAWLSYKLQKATDRALFEVDSQNGEIRTIRQVSDKDAVKQRLSVIVEDNGQPSRSATVIVNVAVADSFPEVLSEFSDFPHDKEYNDNLTFYLVLALAVVSFLFITCLVVIISVKIYRWRQSRILYHSNLPVIPYYPPRYSDTLGTTGTLQHVYNYEVCRTTDSRKSDCKFGKASSQNVLIMDPSCSGTMQRMQSEKSILDEPDSPLEVSPFFKKCI from the coding sequence ATGTCGACCAGAACAATGAGACGGCAAGTACTGTTGTTTTCCTTCGTTCTTTATCTCAATTCAGTGCTCGGCCAAGTCAGCTACTCCATTCCCGAGGAAATGCCGAGTGACTACTTAGTCGGTAATATTGCTCAGGATTTAGGTTTAGATGTAAAACGACTGAAAGCCGGGCGAGCTCGGGTTTATACGGGAGACAGTGCGGGATACATCGAGCTCAATACAGACCGTGGGGTCCTCCTCGTCAAGGACAGGATAGACAGAGAAGCGATCTGCAAACAGATTACACCTTGTGCTTTgcattttcagattattttggAGAACCCCATGGAGTTTTACAGCGTCACAGTCGAGATTACCGACATAAATGACAATCCTCCCACCTTCGAAAAAAACGAAGTCAGTTTTAAAATCAGCGAATCTGCTGTGATCGGTGGTAAATTTGTATTAGACAGAGCAATAGATCGTGATGTGGGCAAAAACGGTCTTCAAAAATACGAGCTTATACCCACTGATAATTTTGTGCTTAAAAGGGATAGTCAGGTTGATGGAAcggaaaaaactgaaatgattttGCAAAAGCCTCTTGATAGAGAAAAGGAAGATTCAATATCTTTAGTTTTAACAGCCTTTGACGGAGGAGAGCCGCAGATGACAGGAACAATTCGGATTTTAATCACGGTTTTAGATGTCAACGATAATGCGCCTGTTTTTACACAGTCCACCTACACAGCCAGTGTTTTTGAAAATGCCCCAGAAGGGACGGTTGTCACCACTGTTAGTGCGTCAGATGCAGATTATGGCACAAATAGTCGagtaaaatattcaataacGAACAGCTTAGACCAAGCCCATGTCCTGTTTCAGATAAACGAAGACAGCGGAGAAATAACATTAATTGGAAATATTGATTATGAAAATGCGCGTAATTACCATATCAACATACGTGCAAGTGATGATGGTGGACTTACAGATTCATGTAAAGTCTTAGTTGAAGTAGTTGATATTAATGACAACAAACCAACGATTAATATAATGTCGAAATCAAATATGATATCTGAACACGCTATACCAAGCACTGTTGTAGCAATGATGAACGTTCAAGATCCAGATTCAAATGAAAATGGTAAAGTCCACTGTTTTATCAGCGATAACACCCCTCTGACTATAAAGTCTGCATCAAATAATTTCTTCAGCTTAGTGACAGACTGTGAattagacagagagagagcctCTGAGTATAACATCACTGTGACCTGCTCTGATGAGGGAGTGCCCTCCCTCTCCAGCAGCGTCACTCTCACCTTACAGATCTCTGATGTAAATGACAACGAGCCTGTCTTTGAGAGGAGCAAGTATGAGGCCTACATTGTAGAAAACAACACACCAGGTGTGTCTGTATTCACAGTGAGAGCCACAGACGCTGACTGGAACCAGAATGCTCGTGTTTCTTACATTCTGGAGGACTCCTCTGTCAACGGAGTGCCAGTCTCCTCATATGTGTCCGTCAGTGCTGATAGTGGAGTCATCCATGCAGTGCGCTCTTTTGACTACGAGCAGATCAAAGATTTCCAGTTCAGAGTGAAAGCGCAGGATGGAGGCTCTCCTCCACTCAGCAGCAACgtgacagtgaaaatgatgATCCAGGACCAGAACGACAACCCTCCTCAGGTCCTGTATCCAGTCCAGACTGGTGGCTCTGTGGTGGCTGAAATGGTTCCTCGTTCAGCAGATGTGGGCTATCTGGTGACCAAAGTGGTGGCTGTTGATGTGGACTCTGGACAGAATGCGTGGCTGTCGTATAAACTGCAGAAGGCCACAGACAGGGCTCTGTTTGAAGTGGACTCTCAGAATGGAGAGATCCGAACCATCCGCCAAGTGAGTGATAAAGATGCAGTGAAGCAGAGACTGAGTGTTATAGTGGAGGACAACGGGCAGCCCTCTCGTTCAGCTACAGTCATTGTGAACGTGGCGGTGGCGGACAGCTTCCCTGAAGTTCTGTCGGAGTTCAGTGACTTTCCACACGACAAGGAGTACAATGACAACCTGACTTTTTACTTAGTGTTGGCTCTGGCTGTggtctccttcctcttcatcacGTGTTTGGTGGTTATTATCTCAGTGAAAATCTACAGATGGAGACAGTCTCGCATCCTGTATCATTCCAACCTGCCTGTCATTCCATATTATCCTCCACGTTACTCAGACACTTTGGGGACAACAGGGACTCTCCAACACGTGTACAATTACGAGGTGTGCAGGACGACAGACTCCAGAAAGAGTGACTGTAAATTCGGCAAAGCTAGTAGTCAGAACGTGCTGATAATGGATCCCAGTTGTTCAGGGACGATGCAGCGGATGCAGAGTGAGAAGAGCATCCTGGATGAACCAGACTCTCCTCTAGAGGTTAGTCCTTTCTTTAAGAAGTGTATATGA